A genomic region of Caldicellulosiruptor acetigenus contains the following coding sequences:
- a CDS encoding ABC transporter ATP-binding protein — MSERQSAPSQMHLRRPRRHGPGPMGPGFVGEKPKDFKTAMKKLIRYLSSYKVSLVAVMVLAMLSAAFSIAGPKILSKAITKIFEGIMSKISGTGNGIDFEYVGKIILILLGLYIVSALFGYIQGWIMSGISMKLTYRLRKEISQKINRLPLKYFESTNQGEILSRITNDVDTLTQTLNQSLTQIITSTTMVIGALVMMLSINVLMTVVALLIIPLSFSVVALIIGKSQKFFMQQQEYLGHVNGHVEEVYGGHIVIKAFNAEKKSIEKFNNLNNKLYEAAWKSQFLTGVMMPLMNIIGNLGYVVVTVMGSYLTIKGAIEVGDIQAFVQYIRSFTQPIAQIANISNILQQTAACAERVFEFLEEEEEVPDTPNPEIKLDSIKGDVEFRNVKFGYRPDKVVIKNFSAKIKAGQKIAIVGPTGAGKTTIVKLLMRFYDVNDGSILIDGHDIREFRREDLRSLFGMVLQDTWLYNGTIKDNIRYGKPDSTDEEVIRAAKLAHVDHFIRTLPQGYDTVLNEETTNISQGQKQLLTIARAILKDPKILILDEATSSVDTLTEIQIQRAMDNLMKGRTSFIIAHRLSTIRNADLILVMDHGDIVEQGTHKELLQKGGFYAQLYYSQFEKEEELAG, encoded by the coding sequence ATGAGTGAAAGACAGAGTGCACCTTCTCAAATGCATCTAAGAAGACCAAGAAGACATGGCCCGGGACCTATGGGACCGGGGTTTGTGGGTGAAAAACCCAAAGATTTTAAAACTGCTATGAAAAAGCTCATAAGGTATTTATCTTCTTACAAGGTTTCACTTGTTGCAGTGATGGTTCTTGCAATGTTATCTGCTGCATTTTCAATCGCAGGACCTAAAATCCTCAGCAAAGCCATAACAAAGATATTTGAAGGCATCATGAGCAAGATAAGCGGCACAGGAAACGGCATTGACTTTGAGTACGTTGGTAAAATCATTTTGATTTTGCTGGGACTGTATATTGTAAGTGCACTTTTTGGTTACATCCAGGGTTGGATAATGTCAGGCATTTCGATGAAGCTCACTTACAGGCTCAGAAAAGAGATATCACAAAAGATTAACAGACTTCCGCTGAAGTACTTTGAATCTACTAACCAGGGTGAGATATTGTCAAGAATCACAAACGATGTTGACACACTCACACAGACATTAAATCAGAGCCTCACACAGATAATAACCTCAACAACGATGGTTATCGGCGCGCTGGTAATGATGCTGAGCATAAATGTCTTGATGACCGTGGTTGCACTGCTTATAATCCCTCTTTCTTTTTCAGTTGTTGCGCTCATAATTGGGAAGTCACAAAAGTTTTTCATGCAGCAGCAAGAATATTTAGGGCATGTGAATGGTCATGTTGAAGAGGTTTACGGTGGTCACATTGTTATCAAGGCTTTCAATGCTGAAAAAAAGAGTATAGAAAAGTTCAATAATCTTAACAACAAGTTATATGAAGCTGCATGGAAATCACAGTTTTTGACAGGCGTCATGATGCCGCTTATGAACATCATAGGAAATCTTGGATACGTTGTTGTGACTGTCATGGGCAGCTATCTTACAATAAAAGGAGCAATTGAGGTTGGCGACATTCAGGCGTTTGTCCAGTATATAAGGTCGTTCACACAGCCAATTGCCCAGATTGCTAACATATCAAACATCCTGCAGCAGACAGCTGCATGTGCTGAAAGGGTGTTTGAGTTTTTAGAAGAAGAGGAAGAAGTGCCAGATACACCAAATCCGGAGATTAAGCTTGACAGCATAAAAGGAGATGTAGAGTTTAGAAACGTCAAGTTTGGCTACAGGCCAGACAAAGTTGTTATAAAGAACTTTTCAGCAAAAATCAAAGCTGGGCAGAAGATTGCAATTGTTGGTCCGACAGGTGCGGGGAAGACCACAATTGTAAAGCTTTTGATGAGGTTTTATGATGTCAATGACGGAAGCATCTTGATAGACGGTCATGACATAAGGGAATTTAGGCGCGAGGATTTGAGGTCACTTTTTGGCATGGTGCTTCAGGACACATGGCTGTACAATGGCACAATCAAAGACAACATCCGCTATGGCAAGCCAGATAGCACAGATGAAGAAGTAATAAGAGCTGCAAAGCTTGCACACGTTGACCATTTTATAAGGACATTGCCTCAAGGGTACGACACAGTTTTGAATGAGGAGACAACAAATATTTCTCAAGGGCAAAAACAGCTTTTAACAATTGCAAGGGCAATCCTCAAAGACCCAAAGATTTTGATACTTGACGAGGCGACAAGCTCTGTTGACACTTTGACAGAGATCCAGATACAAAGAGCAATGGACAATCTCATGAAAGGAAGAACATCGTTTATAATAGCGCACAGACTTTCAACAATAAGAAACGCAGACCTCATCTTGGTCATGGACCATGGCGACATTGTTGAGCAGGGCACGCACAAAGAGCTTTTGCAGAAAGGCGGTTTTTACGCTCAGCTTTACTACAGCCAGTTCGAAAAAGAAGAAGAGCTTGCAGGATAA
- a CDS encoding 4Fe-4S dicluster domain-containing protein: protein MKRVFINPEMCMGCLNCILACAVHQKKLKSVLELDITRQDIDFANQVVINHNRQIIPLSCRHCETPECVLSCMSGALTKDQKTGYVTVDKEKCAGCFMCVMSCPYGMIKPTKDKKKALKCDMCFDRETPACVESCPTKAIYLIEV from the coding sequence ATGAAAAGAGTTTTTATAAATCCAGAGATGTGCATGGGGTGTTTAAATTGTATATTAGCATGTGCAGTGCATCAGAAAAAACTTAAATCAGTACTTGAGTTGGATATTACAAGGCAGGATATAGACTTTGCAAACCAAGTTGTGATAAATCATAACAGACAAATTATTCCCCTTTCTTGTCGTCACTGTGAAACTCCTGAATGTGTTCTTTCGTGTATGTCAGGAGCTTTGACGAAAGACCAAAAAACGGGGTATGTGACAGTTGACAAGGAAAAGTGTGCGGGCTGTTTTATGTGTGTAATGTCATGTCCGTATGGGATGATAAAGCCCACAAAGGATAAAAAGAAAGCCTTAAAGTGTGATATGTGCTTTGACAGAGAAACACCTGCATGCGTAGAAAGCTGTCCTACAAAAGCTATTTACCTCATTGAGGTTTAA
- a CDS encoding NAD(P)/FAD-dependent oxidoreductase, which translates to MRYVIIGASAAGINCAKTLRNLDNNADIAVISKDNKIYSRCLLPEFIGGKKDFDKMSFINENFFEENNINWIKNTTIKNIQASKKRIVCCDGRTYEYDKLLIATGSCPVVPPIDGLNEALKTGKVFVLRDIEDAINIKEAAKYSKSAVVVGGGFIGLQVAENLREYGILVFVVEMKDHILPQQLDKKAAKRYEALFKKHGVRIVTGEVVKQIIYSERQNTIGLILSNGDFIYTDMLVIASGVRPSFPDIEEGKVKIEHGIIVDEYQRTDDPDIFAAGDVCQSYETFSGSYRVAPIWPLAVKQGQIAGYNMAGFCKPMENNFGFKYSMKFFGIPTISYGYPEAPDNTYEVVALEGEDYYYKVIYKDGILYGAIIQGDIVGAGVMGKLIEGKYNLSKKLDKGDLSKIFSLSYGDFFSEKADGSFEFVV; encoded by the coding sequence ATGAGATACGTAATAATTGGTGCAAGTGCTGCAGGGATAAATTGTGCAAAGACCCTCAGAAATCTTGACAACAATGCAGATATAGCAGTTATCTCTAAAGACAATAAGATATATTCTCGTTGCTTATTACCTGAATTTATTGGTGGTAAAAAAGACTTTGACAAGATGAGTTTCATAAATGAAAACTTTTTTGAAGAAAACAATATCAATTGGATAAAAAATACTACTATAAAAAATATACAAGCAAGCAAAAAAAGAATTGTATGTTGTGATGGAAGGACATATGAATATGACAAACTATTAATAGCCACTGGTTCTTGTCCAGTTGTGCCTCCCATAGATGGTTTAAATGAAGCGCTGAAAACAGGGAAAGTATTTGTGCTAAGGGATATTGAGGATGCTATAAACATAAAAGAAGCAGCAAAGTATAGCAAAAGTGCGGTAGTTGTCGGTGGAGGATTTATAGGACTGCAGGTGGCCGAAAACCTCAGAGAATATGGAATTTTGGTTTTTGTAGTGGAGATGAAAGATCATATACTTCCTCAGCAGTTAGATAAAAAAGCTGCAAAAAGGTATGAAGCTCTGTTTAAAAAACATGGTGTTCGGATCGTCACAGGAGAAGTGGTTAAACAAATAATTTACTCAGAAAGACAAAACACTATTGGTCTCATACTCTCAAATGGAGATTTTATTTACACTGACATGCTGGTTATAGCCAGTGGAGTCAGACCATCGTTTCCAGATATAGAAGAGGGAAAAGTAAAAATAGAACACGGAATAATTGTAGATGAATATCAAAGAACAGACGACCCAGATATATTCGCAGCAGGGGATGTATGCCAGTCTTATGAGACTTTTTCGGGAAGTTATAGAGTTGCTCCTATATGGCCATTAGCAGTTAAACAGGGACAAATAGCAGGTTATAACATGGCAGGTTTTTGTAAACCTATGGAAAATAATTTTGGCTTCAAGTATTCCATGAAGTTTTTTGGCATTCCTACTATAAGTTACGGTTATCCAGAAGCTCCTGACAACACTTATGAGGTAGTTGCATTGGAAGGTGAAGATTATTACTACAAGGTTATATACAAAGATGGGATTTTATATGGAGCAATAATTCAAGGTGATATAGTTGGTGCAGGGGTTATGGGCAAATTGATAGAGGGAAAATATAATTTATCGAAAAAGTTGGATAAAGGAGATTTATCTAAGATTTTTAGCTTGAGCTATGGTGATTTTTTTAGTGAAAAGGCAGACGGGAGTTTTGAATTTGTAGTTTGA
- a CDS encoding PPC domain-containing DNA-binding protein: protein MALFPRALLFSYKNLKYCTKFCNKESKNVHSIFILNLEPDELLLESIQNFVREKGIKNGCIVSGIGTLKKLVYHRVTTVEPNPTNEFLEVQGPIELSSMQGLVVDFQPHIHFVASDLKSTYSGHLENGSIVLYLAEVLILKLDDINLKRIPDEKGISFINLLQE from the coding sequence GTGGCTTTATTTCCCAGGGCACTTTTGTTTTCTTACAAAAATTTAAAATACTGTACAAAATTTTGCAATAAAGAGAGTAAAAATGTCCATTCTATTTTCATTTTGAACCTTGAACCAGACGAGCTTTTGCTTGAATCAATTCAAAATTTTGTCAGAGAAAAGGGGATTAAAAACGGCTGTATTGTAAGCGGCATAGGGACGCTTAAAAAGCTTGTGTATCATAGGGTCACAACAGTTGAGCCGAATCCAACAAATGAGTTTTTAGAGGTGCAGGGGCCTATAGAGCTTTCAAGTATGCAAGGGCTTGTGGTGGATTTTCAACCGCACATCCACTTTGTTGCCTCAGACCTCAAATCCACTTATAGCGGGCATTTAGAAAATGGAAGCATTGTGCTTTACCTTGCAGAAGTTTTAATTTTGAAATTGGACGATATTAACTTAAAGAGAATTCCAGATGAAAAAGGAATCTCTTTTATAAACCTTCTACAAGAATAA
- a CDS encoding RraA family protein: protein MFDQRENLELIEMFSQLRVADVRDGLDYLLLHHRFSLPYTIKPLFRTKAVGIAKTVRYLPYDGEIPKMTPQEYEKWCGYYYTNICPYPWISEIQKGDFIVIDQSGVDAGLMGSNNSLDGFSRGAVGYVTNGGPRDTDELIIQKIPFWSKFVSQKTVIGRLKFDAMNIPVNIEGVLIKPGDVIVADGDGVVVVPRELAYDVYSFAKKELDNDKVSRRKLYDLMGWEYDETVR, encoded by the coding sequence ATGTTTGACCAAAGAGAGAATTTGGAGCTAATTGAGATGTTTTCACAGCTCAGAGTTGCTGATGTTCGAGATGGTCTTGATTATCTTCTTTTACATCACAGATTTAGTCTTCCGTACACAATAAAGCCACTTTTCAGAACAAAAGCAGTTGGGATTGCAAAGACTGTAAGATACTTACCATACGATGGAGAAATTCCTAAGATGACACCGCAGGAGTATGAAAAGTGGTGTGGGTATTACTATACAAACATCTGCCCATATCCCTGGATTTCTGAGATTCAAAAAGGAGATTTTATTGTCATAGACCAGAGCGGTGTTGATGCCGGGCTGATGGGTTCGAACAACTCACTGGACGGCTTTTCAAGAGGAGCTGTCGGGTATGTAACAAATGGTGGGCCGCGCGACACAGACGAGCTGATAATCCAAAAGATACCTTTCTGGTCGAAGTTTGTATCACAAAAGACGGTGATTGGAAGACTAAAGTTTGATGCAATGAATATTCCTGTGAATATCGAAGGGGTTTTAATAAAACCAGGCGATGTGATTGTTGCAGACGGCGATGGTGTTGTGGTTGTTCCACGCGAGCTTGCATATGATGTTTACAGCTTTGCTAAAAAAGAACTTGACAATGACAAAGTCTCAAGAAGAAAACTGTATGACCTTATGGGCTGGGAGTATGATGAGACTGTGAGATAG
- a CDS encoding ABC transporter ATP-binding protein yields MKKVAKYLKPYTLLVLAAILFVFIQAMSELTLPDYMSKIVNVGIQQSGIENAVPEAIRSSTMEKVLLFVPQNKKDDILSMYELVTKDSHNYSKYLKKYPILSKEDVYVLKTKEKDKIDKVNVDLGRAILAVAGIEKMMSSAKGKSFNFNGRQIPAGVDLFAILKQLPQQQVMQIQQEINKKFASLGDSMIVQAAASAIKNEYKKIGIDIGKIQTSYIIKMGLLMLLLTLISAISTVLVAFFAAKSAAGVARDMRKDVFSTVESFSIEEFDKFSTASLITRTTNDIMQIQMLLVISIRMIFFAPVMGIGGVLKALSKSHSMSWIIALAVIVLLGLIMILYAIAMPKFMIMQKLIDKLNLVARENLSGIMVVRAFNAQKFEEERFDEANKDLTKVGLFVNRAMAVLFPSMMFIMNGVTLLIVWVGAHYIQNSSMQVGDMLAFMQYSIQIIFAFLMLSMLFILVPRAAVSAKRIEEVLSTQPSIKNPAKPEEFKEDMKGMVEFKNVSFKYPGAEEYVLHNINFKILPGQTVGIIGRTGSGKSTLVNLIMRFYDATEGEVLVNGVDVKKVRLEDLRAKIGYVPQKSWLFSGTIRSNLKIGNHFATDEDLKQAAEIAQALEFIEEKPQKFDTEIAQGGTNVSGGQKQRLSIARALVKNPDIYIFDESFSALDFRTELKLRRALKERLKDKTVIIVSQRIATLLHADQIIVLEDGKVVGIGKHEELLKSCETYREIALSQLPEEAVS; encoded by the coding sequence TTGAAAAAAGTAGCAAAGTATCTTAAACCTTACACACTACTTGTTTTAGCAGCAATTTTGTTTGTATTTATTCAAGCCATGAGCGAACTCACACTGCCAGATTACATGTCAAAGATAGTAAATGTTGGGATACAGCAAAGCGGTATCGAAAATGCAGTACCTGAGGCTATAAGAAGCTCTACCATGGAAAAAGTGCTTTTGTTTGTTCCGCAGAATAAAAAAGATGATATTTTGAGCATGTATGAGCTTGTGACAAAAGACTCTCACAATTACAGTAAGTATCTTAAAAAGTATCCCATTTTGTCCAAAGAGGATGTCTATGTATTAAAGACAAAAGAAAAGGACAAGATTGATAAGGTAAATGTTGATTTGGGCAGGGCGATTTTGGCTGTAGCTGGCATTGAAAAGATGATGTCAAGTGCAAAAGGCAAAAGTTTTAACTTTAATGGCAGGCAAATACCAGCCGGGGTAGACCTTTTTGCTATCTTAAAACAGCTTCCACAGCAACAGGTTATGCAGATTCAGCAGGAGATTAACAAAAAGTTTGCATCGCTTGGAGACAGCATGATAGTTCAGGCAGCAGCTTCTGCAATAAAAAATGAGTACAAGAAAATTGGCATAGACATAGGCAAAATACAGACTTCATATATCATCAAGATGGGGCTTTTGATGCTTCTTTTGACATTGATTTCAGCAATCTCAACCGTTTTAGTTGCTTTCTTTGCTGCAAAATCTGCAGCAGGCGTTGCAAGGGATATGAGAAAAGATGTGTTTTCTACAGTTGAGAGCTTTTCGATTGAGGAGTTTGACAAGTTCTCAACAGCATCACTCATCACAAGAACAACAAACGATATCATGCAGATTCAGATGCTTCTTGTGATTTCAATCAGAATGATATTCTTTGCACCTGTAATGGGAATTGGAGGCGTGCTTAAAGCACTTTCAAAGAGCCATTCAATGTCGTGGATCATTGCGCTTGCTGTGATTGTACTTCTGGGGCTTATCATGATTTTGTATGCCATTGCAATGCCAAAGTTCATGATTATGCAAAAGCTGATAGATAAGCTAAACCTTGTGGCAAGAGAAAATCTGTCTGGTATCATGGTTGTTCGGGCATTCAACGCCCAGAAGTTTGAAGAAGAGAGGTTTGACGAGGCAAACAAGGATCTTACAAAAGTAGGTCTTTTTGTCAACAGGGCAATGGCAGTGCTTTTCCCGTCCATGATGTTTATCATGAACGGTGTTACGCTTTTGATTGTGTGGGTAGGTGCACACTATATTCAAAATTCAAGCATGCAGGTTGGCGATATGCTTGCGTTCATGCAGTATTCTATACAGATAATCTTTGCGTTCTTGATGCTTTCCATGCTGTTTATTTTAGTGCCAAGAGCAGCTGTGTCAGCAAAACGTATTGAAGAGGTGCTGTCAACTCAGCCTTCAATTAAAAACCCTGCAAAGCCTGAAGAGTTCAAAGAGGATATGAAAGGGATGGTAGAGTTTAAGAACGTGTCTTTCAAATATCCCGGTGCAGAAGAATATGTCTTGCACAACATAAACTTTAAAATCCTGCCTGGTCAGACAGTTGGAATTATTGGAAGAACAGGAAGTGGCAAGAGCACACTTGTAAACCTTATCATGAGGTTTTATGATGCAACAGAAGGAGAGGTTTTGGTAAACGGAGTTGATGTCAAAAAGGTGAGACTGGAAGATTTGAGAGCAAAAATAGGGTATGTGCCACAAAAAAGCTGGCTTTTCAGCGGTACAATCAGGTCAAACCTCAAGATCGGCAACCACTTTGCAACAGATGAAGATTTAAAGCAGGCTGCTGAGATTGCTCAGGCACTTGAGTTTATAGAGGAAAAACCACAGAAGTTTGATACAGAGATTGCGCAGGGTGGAACTAACGTCTCAGGTGGGCAAAAACAAAGACTTTCAATTGCAAGAGCGCTTGTTAAAAATCCTGATATTTATATATTTGACGAGAGTTTTTCTGCTCTTGACTTTAGAACTGAACTTAAGCTCAGAAGAGCTTTGAAAGAAAGGCTAAAAGATAAAACTGTAATAATAGTATCTCAAAGGATTGCAACCTTGCTTCACGCAGACCAGATAATAGTGCTTGAAGATGGCAAAGTTGTCGGTATTGGCAAGCATGAAGAGCTACTAAAGAGCTGTGAAACTTACAGGGAAATTGCGCTTTCGCAGCTTCCAGAGGAGGCAGTTTCATGA
- a CDS encoding MarR family winged helix-turn-helix transcriptional regulator, whose translation MELREKKIRLLKLLKEVSIKVRDALKYRGDDVEIPASHWMTMSILDKNGKMKVGDLSSILGLSNSTVSGILDRLEKQGFVERERSTEDRRVVWVKTTQKFKDSLKKHFKGAEKQFENLLSRATEEEIDKVLEGFETLKRILERQ comes from the coding sequence ATGGAATTAAGAGAGAAAAAGATTAGGTTGTTGAAGCTTTTAAAAGAGGTGTCCATCAAGGTTCGGGATGCTCTGAAGTACAGGGGTGATGATGTTGAGATACCTGCCTCTCACTGGATGACGATGAGTATTCTTGATAAGAACGGTAAGATGAAAGTGGGGGATTTGAGCAGCATTCTTGGTCTTTCAAACAGCACAGTGTCGGGTATACTTGACAGGTTGGAAAAGCAGGGATTTGTTGAAAGAGAGAGAAGCACAGAAGATAGAAGAGTTGTGTGGGTTAAGACAACTCAAAAGTTCAAAGATAGTCTAAAAAAACACTTTAAAGGGGCAGAAAAACAGTTTGAAAATCTGCTCAGCAGAGCAACAGAGGAAGAGATAGACAAGGTTCTTGAAGGTTTTGAAACTCTAAAGAGAATTTTAGAAAGGCAATAA
- a CDS encoding ribbon-helix-helix protein, CopG family, with protein MMSKTTTVRVDVETYEGLKKLSQQLNQPMQKIIQEALAEYKRKVLLSATAEAFSALREKRELWQEEIEERQLWESTLQDGIEK; from the coding sequence ATGATGAGCAAAACCACAACAGTAAGAGTGGATGTTGAAACATATGAAGGATTAAAGAAACTTTCTCAGCAGCTCAATCAACCAATGCAGAAGATAATTCAGGAGGCTCTTGCAGAGTATAAAAGAAAAGTTCTACTTTCAGCAACTGCGGAAGCTTTTTCTGCTCTTAGAGAAAAGAGAGAACTATGGCAGGAAGAAATTGAGGAAAGGCAGCTGTGGGAAAGCACGTTGCAGGATGGGATTGAAAAATGA
- a CDS encoding type II toxin-antitoxin system PemK/MazF family toxin, with the protein MNPTRGEIWLVDLNPTRGHEQSGVRPAVIISVDEFNSCPADLVVVVPITSKNKNIPMHVEIQPEHSGLAKTSFAKPEDIRSISKERLVKKIGQLPKEKLKEMEEKIRILLGL; encoded by the coding sequence ATGAACCCTACAAGAGGAGAAATATGGCTTGTAGATTTAAATCCTACACGGGGCCATGAACAGAGCGGTGTTCGACCAGCAGTAATAATCTCTGTTGATGAGTTCAATTCATGTCCTGCTGACTTAGTGGTTGTTGTGCCAATCACAAGCAAGAACAAGAATATACCCATGCATGTAGAGATACAGCCTGAACACAGTGGACTTGCAAAAACATCGTTTGCAAAACCGGAAGATATACGGTCAATTTCAAAAGAAAGACTTGTAAAAAAGATAGGACAATTACCAAAAGAAAAATTGAAAGAAATGGAAGAAAAAATAAGAATTCTGCTGGGATTATGA
- a CDS encoding GGDEF domain-containing protein codes for MGEKVKLESFLEHLLVLSKMYDMVRIVDPLRKTAKLINEKGISNVEETCYELWKKNKICKNCIAIRSYYENKSFFKVEYNGSTIFMITTVPISTQEGEYVIEFIKDVTDLFTIQGIDVNNTTETYKKVNRLNEIFVIDELTGVYNRRFIKERLEVEILKAISNNQFLSIILSDLDNFKNINDTYGHIAGDNVLIKFAEIIKRNIRDESDWVARYGGDEFLVCLTNANEIAAYNVGERIRREVAKTEFFYGPNKIVFTASFGIAMLSEKISNVNQLIESADEKLYEAKKKGGNYVAI; via the coding sequence ATGGGTGAAAAAGTTAAACTTGAGTCATTTTTGGAGCACCTTTTGGTACTTTCAAAAATGTATGATATGGTAAGAATCGTTGACCCCCTGAGAAAGACAGCTAAGTTGATAAATGAAAAAGGAATAAGTAATGTTGAAGAAACATGTTATGAATTATGGAAGAAAAATAAGATTTGCAAAAATTGTATTGCTATTAGGTCGTATTATGAAAACAAATCGTTTTTCAAAGTTGAATATAATGGTAGCACTATCTTTATGATAACAACAGTACCTATCTCAACTCAAGAAGGTGAATATGTAATTGAATTTATAAAAGATGTCACCGACCTTTTTACAATTCAAGGAATAGATGTAAATAATACTACAGAAACTTATAAGAAAGTTAATAGGCTAAATGAAATATTTGTTATAGATGAACTCACAGGAGTTTATAATAGAAGATTTATAAAAGAAAGATTAGAGGTTGAAATATTGAAGGCTATATCTAACAACCAATTTTTGAGCATAATACTTTCTGACTTAGACAATTTTAAGAATATTAATGACACTTATGGTCATATTGCAGGTGACAATGTACTGATAAAGTTTGCAGAAATTATAAAAAGAAACATTAGAGATGAAAGTGATTGGGTTGCAAGATATGGTGGAGATGAGTTTTTAGTGTGTTTGACAAATGCAAATGAGATTGCTGCATATAACGTAGGTGAGAGAATAAGAAGAGAAGTTGCCAAAACAGAATTTTTCTATGGTCCTAACAAGATAGTATTTACTGCAAGTTTTGGTATTGCAATGTTATCTGAGAAAATCTCAAATGTAAACCAGCTTATTGAAAGTGCAGATGAAAAATTGTACGAAGCTAAGAAGAAAGGAGGCAACTATGTTGCTATATAG